The sequence below is a genomic window from Tenacibaculum tangerinum.
CTGTTGGCTGTTTTTTTGTCTAAGCCCCAAACTTCATACAATTGTTCTGAAAGTGAATATCCTTGAAGTTTCTTTCGGTATTTGATGATTCGAGAAGATAGCACTTCTCCTACTCCGCTAATAGTTTCAAAATCTTCTTGAGTCGCTTGATTAAGATTTGTAGTACTCACCGTTGGTTGCACATACTGTGAGTTTTGATTTTCGTTAATACTACTGCTTATCAATGTTGCTCTGGGTGTAGACTGAGGTTTTCTCTTATTTTTAGCAGTGACCCAATCTGGGAATTTAAAATACGGAGCTATTTCACTTAATAAGCTATCTGATATTTTTGTTACTTGTTTAAAGTCTTCAGCAGAGTTAATCCATTTTTGTTGTTTTCTGTAGTTGTGCAGTCTATCAATCTCTTCTACAGACATTCCTAATTGATACCCTTTAAAATCGGTAATATAATTGGGATTAAATGGATATAATTTCGGTTTTCTGTTGGTTAATTCAACCTGTTTTAAACTGTCTACCTGATATTGAAACGCTAGTAACTCACTTGTTTTTATCTCTTGAACTTCTTCCGCAGAAAAATCGACAAACATATAAATGATTTGCAATACAACAATTGTAAACAGCAAAAAGAAAACCCCATTTCTTTGGCGTTTGTAATACCAGAAATGGGGTTTACATATTTTCATTTATTA
It includes:
- a CDS encoding ComEA family DNA-binding protein; this translates as MQIIYMFVDFSAEEVQEIKTSELLAFQYQVDSLKQVELTNRKPKLYPFNPNYITDFKGYQLGMSVEEIDRLHNYRKQQKWINSAEDFKQVTKISDSLLSEIAPYFKFPDWVTAKNKRKPQSTPRATLISSSINENQNSQYVQPTVSTTNLNQATQEDFETISGVGEVLSSRIIKYRKKLQGYSLSEQLYEVWGLDKKTANRVLQTFTIVEKPNIKKVNINTATFKEVLKNPYIDYALCKKIFEYRDEVAELQNISELRNIKDFPLNKYDRIVLYLEAK